The Vibrio astriarenae genome contains a region encoding:
- a CDS encoding peptidoglycan binding protein CsiV, with amino-acid sequence MNKLIPFLLLLVSMPSMAQREFDIEVIVFKRSVNPEQTTEAWPNSLPEINMSNAGSLANAQYRSNKGVTLLPASSYELTPQVDDLRRHAGFSVLLHTAWRQDDRGRASAPVFRIKGGKDYSGSYMPDGSVYSDQLVESPVDDVVEQSVASPLYELDGKLQIYVQHYLFAEAEFDLKRPSVREVVVETTEYVEPTEDQQGDSVVAGNMQQIEYTTEVEKFLKSYRLDQKRRMRSGEIHYFDHPLMGMIIQVRRAPTNES; translated from the coding sequence ATGAACAAACTGATCCCATTTCTACTTCTTCTAGTGTCTATGCCTAGCATGGCACAACGAGAATTCGATATAGAAGTGATCGTATTCAAACGTTCAGTGAACCCAGAGCAAACTACGGAAGCCTGGCCAAATAGCCTTCCAGAGATCAATATGAGTAATGCAGGTAGCCTTGCAAATGCTCAATATCGCAGCAATAAAGGGGTAACTCTACTTCCAGCCTCTAGCTATGAGTTGACACCTCAGGTCGATGACCTCCGTCGTCATGCAGGTTTTTCAGTACTGCTACACACCGCTTGGCGTCAAGATGATCGCGGCCGTGCTTCAGCGCCAGTGTTCAGGATCAAGGGTGGAAAAGACTACTCTGGCTCGTATATGCCTGATGGCTCTGTCTACTCTGATCAACTTGTAGAGTCTCCGGTCGATGATGTGGTTGAGCAAAGTGTCGCCAGTCCACTTTACGAGCTTGACGGCAAGTTACAAATCTATGTTCAGCACTATCTGTTTGCAGAAGCGGAATTCGACCTTAAACGCCCTAGCGTGCGTGAAGTGGTTGTCGAAACCACCGAATATGTTGAGCCTACAGAAGATCAGCAGGGCGACAGTGTGGTTGCTGGCAATATGCAGCAAATTGAGTACACCACAGAAGTAGAGAAGTTCTTAAAATCTTATCGCCTAGACCAAAAACGTCGTATGCGCAGTGGTGAAATTCATTACTTTGATCATCCTCTTATGGGTATGATCATTCAGGTTCGCCGCGCACCCACTAATGAGTCCTGA
- the mfd gene encoding transcription-repair coupling factor, translating into MTSQTLLSLELPNGAGDNKYYGNLLGSGLALTVAELASQKGKHNLVVVPDPQTALKLQQEIEQFYLGSVNIFPDWETLPYDNFSPHEEIISDRISCLYQLPTQSSGITIVPVSTLLQRQSPRDFLLQHTLMVKQGDNFSLEKLRMQLEKSGYRHSDQVFSPGEYASRGSIIDLFPMGSNAPYRIDFFDDEIDTIRTFDPENQRSIEDVKEIRLLPAHEFPTSNEAIEDFRIRWRQQFEARREPESIYMQVSKGTWPAGIEYWQPLFFDHTETLFDYLPDDTQLITIGDIETGIDSFLADVEHRYDQRSIDPLRPLLKPEVLWLKKDELFAHLKTLGVARLSVEPAAEKQGRFNPEFSSLPDLAAKPQNKEPLASLRQFIEGFTGRVIFSVESEGRREALLELLQPIKLKPTPCDSFEQALGSSKKASLVLGASEKGFIFGNDQIAFICESDLLGDRVIQRRKKDRRNTNSDAVIRNLAELKPGQPVVHIDHGIGRYLGLQTLEAGGMTTEYVTLEYQNDAKLYVPVASLNLISRYSGGAEESAPLHKLGGDAWSKARRKAAEKVRDVAAELLDVYAKRELKPGYKFALDRGQYATFKSSFPFEETDDQAMAINAVLSDMCQAKAMDRLVCGDVGFGKTEVAMRAAFVSTDNGKQVAVLVPTTLLAQQHFENFRDRFANLPIRVEVLSRFKSAKEQKQILADVAEGKVDIVVGTHKLITSDIQFKDLGLLVVDEEHRFGVRQKEKVKAMRADVDILTLTATPIPRTLNMAMSGMRDLSIIATPPARRLSIKTFVREKDDAVVREAVLREIMRGGQVYFLHNNVETIEKVAADLANLIPEARVVTAHGQMRERDLEKVMNDFYHQRFNLLVCTTIIETGIDVPTANTIIMDRADRLGLAQLHQLRGRVGRSHHQAYAYLLTPHPKALSKDAVKRLDAIASLEDLGAGFTLATHDLEIRGAGELLGDEQSGQIQSVGFTLYMEMLEQAVEALKEGKEPSLDELLREQTEVEMRLPALLPDDYIPDVNTRLSMYKQIASVESDAELAELKVELIDRFGVLPDATKNLLKVSELKLNAAKLKVKKIEAHEKGGYIEFYPDADINPAFLVKLLQSQPKQFGMEGPTKFKFVLPLTDRRERLKFVKNMLDEFAQNRLPA; encoded by the coding sequence ATGACATCACAAACACTCCTCTCTCTTGAGCTGCCAAATGGCGCAGGAGACAATAAATACTACGGAAACCTACTTGGCTCGGGGTTAGCGCTGACGGTTGCAGAACTTGCTAGCCAGAAGGGCAAGCACAACCTGGTCGTCGTACCTGACCCTCAAACTGCACTTAAACTGCAGCAAGAAATAGAGCAGTTCTATTTAGGCTCCGTGAATATCTTCCCAGATTGGGAAACACTGCCTTATGATAACTTCTCGCCACATGAAGAGATCATTTCAGACCGTATCTCTTGTCTGTATCAACTGCCAACACAAAGCTCCGGCATTACCATTGTCCCGGTGAGCACGCTGCTCCAAAGACAATCTCCTCGTGACTTTTTGCTTCAGCACACCTTAATGGTCAAGCAAGGCGATAACTTCTCACTTGAAAAGCTACGCATGCAGCTTGAGAAATCAGGCTATCGTCATAGTGACCAAGTCTTTAGTCCCGGTGAATACGCGAGTCGTGGCTCGATCATTGATCTCTTTCCTATGGGTAGCAATGCACCCTATCGGATTGATTTTTTTGACGATGAGATTGATACCATTCGAACGTTTGATCCTGAAAATCAGCGTTCCATAGAAGATGTCAAAGAGATTCGCCTGCTGCCTGCGCACGAATTCCCAACCAGCAACGAAGCGATTGAGGACTTTCGTATTCGTTGGCGCCAGCAGTTTGAAGCTCGTCGCGAGCCAGAGAGTATCTACATGCAGGTATCAAAAGGCACTTGGCCTGCTGGTATCGAATATTGGCAACCGCTGTTTTTTGATCACACCGAAACCTTGTTTGATTATCTGCCAGATGACACGCAGCTGATCACTATTGGTGACATCGAAACAGGTATCGATAGTTTCCTTGCCGACGTTGAGCATCGTTACGATCAGCGCAGTATTGATCCGTTAAGGCCACTGCTTAAGCCTGAAGTTCTCTGGCTTAAAAAGGACGAGCTGTTTGCTCACCTAAAAACGCTTGGTGTCGCAAGACTCTCTGTTGAACCCGCGGCTGAGAAGCAAGGACGATTCAATCCAGAGTTCAGTTCACTGCCCGACCTTGCCGCGAAACCACAAAACAAAGAGCCACTGGCTAGCCTGCGTCAGTTCATCGAGGGCTTTACGGGCCGAGTCATTTTCTCTGTAGAGTCTGAAGGTCGCCGCGAGGCGTTGCTCGAACTCTTACAGCCTATTAAGCTCAAGCCAACACCGTGTGATAGCTTTGAACAAGCCTTGGGCAGCAGTAAAAAAGCCAGCCTAGTACTCGGCGCAAGTGAAAAAGGCTTTATCTTCGGCAATGACCAAATAGCGTTCATCTGTGAAAGTGACCTGCTTGGTGACCGCGTCATTCAACGTCGTAAAAAAGATCGCCGTAATACCAATAGTGATGCGGTTATTCGTAACCTTGCAGAGCTCAAGCCGGGCCAGCCCGTTGTCCATATTGACCATGGTATTGGTCGCTACCTTGGCCTTCAAACTCTTGAAGCTGGTGGTATGACAACCGAATACGTCACGCTTGAGTATCAGAATGATGCCAAGCTTTACGTCCCAGTTGCGTCACTCAACCTCATTAGCCGATACTCCGGTGGCGCTGAAGAATCTGCCCCACTCCACAAATTGGGTGGTGATGCCTGGAGTAAAGCACGTCGTAAAGCGGCAGAGAAAGTTCGTGATGTCGCGGCTGAGCTTTTGGATGTTTATGCCAAACGTGAGTTAAAACCTGGCTATAAATTTGCACTCGATAGAGGCCAATATGCAACCTTCAAATCGAGCTTCCCGTTTGAAGAGACCGATGACCAAGCGATGGCCATCAATGCGGTACTCTCTGATATGTGTCAAGCCAAAGCAATGGATCGCCTGGTTTGTGGTGATGTTGGCTTTGGTAAAACAGAAGTGGCGATGCGCGCTGCGTTTGTCTCAACGGACAATGGCAAACAAGTGGCGGTTTTAGTGCCAACAACACTGCTCGCACAGCAGCACTTTGAGAATTTCCGTGACCGCTTTGCTAACCTACCTATTCGCGTAGAGGTGTTATCTCGCTTTAAATCTGCCAAGGAGCAAAAGCAGATCCTTGCTGATGTTGCTGAGGGTAAAGTCGATATTGTGGTAGGCACACATAAACTGATCACCAGTGACATTCAATTTAAAGACCTAGGTTTACTGGTTGTCGATGAAGAGCATCGCTTTGGGGTACGCCAGAAAGAGAAAGTGAAAGCGATGCGTGCGGATGTTGATATCCTGACGCTCACTGCAACACCTATTCCACGCACACTCAACATGGCGATGAGTGGTATGCGCGATCTCTCTATCATTGCTACGCCACCAGCACGTCGCCTTTCAATCAAAACTTTCGTGCGCGAAAAAGACGATGCGGTAGTCAGAGAGGCGGTGCTGCGAGAAATCATGCGCGGTGGTCAGGTGTACTTCCTGCACAATAATGTCGAGACCATTGAAAAGGTGGCTGCCGATCTTGCCAACCTTATCCCAGAAGCACGCGTGGTCACTGCACACGGTCAAATGCGTGAACGTGACCTGGAGAAAGTGATGAATGATTTTTATCATCAGCGCTTTAATCTCTTGGTTTGTACGACCATCATCGAAACCGGTATCGATGTACCGACAGCAAACACAATCATTATGGATCGCGCCGACCGTCTTGGTCTTGCACAGTTGCACCAACTGCGTGGCCGTGTGGGTCGCTCCCACCATCAAGCTTATGCTTATTTGCTGACGCCGCACCCTAAAGCCCTAAGTAAAGACGCCGTAAAACGTCTCGATGCCATCGCCTCTCTCGAAGATTTGGGCGCGGGCTTCACCCTAGCAACCCACGACCTTGAAATACGTGGTGCAGGTGAACTGCTCGGTGATGAACAAAGTGGTCAGATCCAATCCGTTGGCTTCACTTTATACATGGAAATGCTCGAGCAAGCGGTTGAAGCATTGAAAGAAGGGAAAGAACCGTCCCTTGATGAGCTGTTGCGAGAGCAAACCGAAGTAGAGATGCGCCTGCCTGCCCTGCTGCCGGACGATTACATTCCAGACGTCAACACACGCCTGTCAATGTATAAGCAAATTGCGAGTGTTGAGTCCGATGCCGAATTAGCAGAGCTAAAAGTCGAACTGATTGACCGTTTTGGCGTATTGCCAGATGCCACTAAGAATCTTCTTAAAGTGTCTGAGTTAAAACTGAATGCAGCAAAACTCAAAGTGAAGAAGATTGAAGCTCATGAGAAAGGGGGCTACATCGAATTCTATCCAGACGCTGACATAAACCCAGCTTTCTTGGTTAAACTACTTCAATCACAGCCAAAGCAGTTCGGCATGGAAGGACCAACAAAGTTCAAGTTCGTATTGCCATTGACTGACCGCAGAGAGCGCTTGAAATTTGTGAAAAACATGCTGGATGAATTTGCCCAAAATCGACTACCAGCATAG